A stretch of the Capsicum annuum cultivar UCD-10X-F1 chromosome 8, UCD10Xv1.1, whole genome shotgun sequence genome encodes the following:
- the LOC124886712 gene encoding methyl jasmonate esterase 1-like, with the protein MENSKSLLPYANATLLEPKAKKHFVLVHTVGHGAWFWCKIVALMTSSGHNVTVLDLGASGINPKQVLEVSHLSDYFSPLMEFMASLPADKKVVLVGHSFGGLAISKAMETFPEKISVAVFLSALMPGPSINVTTVYTMASSAVITQFDNRVTYDNGPENPPTTLILGPKFLATNFYQMSPIQDLALAATLVRPVYLYSVGEVTKEIVLSSKRYGSVKRVFIVATENNALKKEFLNLMIEKNPPDEMEEIPDSDHMTMMSKPLHLFITLLSIANKYS; encoded by the exons atggagaATAGCAAGTCACTGTTGCCATATGCAAATGCAACCTTGTTAGAGCCTAAAGCTAAGAAACACTTTGTGCTAGTTCATACGGTAGGGCATGGAGCCTGGTTCTGGTGCAAGATTGTGGCATTGATGACATCTTCCGGACATAATGTAACAGTTCTTGACTTGGGTGCTTCAGGAATCAACCCAAAGCAGGTCCTCGAAGTCTCACATTTATCAGATTACTTTAGTCCACTAATGGAGTTCATGGCTTCACTTCCCGCTGATAAAAAAGTAGTTCTTGTAGGCCATAGCTTTGGTGGACTCGCCATTTCTAAAGCCATGGAAACCTTTCCAGAAAAGATTTCAGTTGCTGTATTTCTCAGTGCTCTAATGCCTGGTCCAAGTATCAACGTAACCACCGTCTACACTATG GCATCTAGTGCAGTAATAACTCAATTTGATAATCGCGTTACATATGACAATGGACCTGAGAATCCTCCTACTACCCTCATCCTAGGTCCCAAGTTCTTGGCAACTAATTTTTACCAGATGAGCCCAATTCAG GATTTGGCACTGGCCGCTACACTAGTAAGGCCGGTATACTTATACAGTGTAGGAGAGGTTACTAAGGAGATAGTTCTTTCAAGCAAAAGGTATGGATCAGTTAAGCGAGTGTTCATTGTTGCTACTGAAAATAATGCTCTGAAGAAGGAATTTCTAAACTTGATGATCGAAAAGAATCCACCAGATGAAATGGAAGAGATCCCGGACTCTGACCATATGACCATGATGTCTAAGCCCCTACACCTTTTTATTACCCTTCTGAGCATTGCCAACAAGTATAGCTAA